From the genome of Verrucomicrobiota bacterium:
GGGAGGTCCGTTGGATCGCGCTCGACGCGGAACAGAAAGTTGGGGTTGGCGAGAATCGAGGCGAGAGCGTGTTCGATACCGGACTCGAATCCACCCAAAGCTCGTCCGGACTCGAAATGGGCGAGCGAGCGGGAGAGGTCCACAGCATCGGGCGGGCGCCGGTAGGCTCGGAGCATGAGTTGGGAGAGGATGCGAGCGGCTTCGTTCGTGCCTGGATTCGTAGCCCGGTTGAGGTCGCCGAAGAGGATCCGGCGGCTGGGGGTCATGGAGGGGGGCGAGGGATGGAAGGGGCCTTGGATGGTGATCTCGTAGATGGCTGGGGTGAGGCGCGGGTGGCGATGCATGTTGAATCGCGCCTCCCAAGGCTGGCGCCGGGTTTGGGCGAGCTGGGGCGTGTTTTGGAGGAACGTGACTCCGATCTGTTGTGCTCCGGCGGGCAAGTTGACCTTGAAATGGAGGTGGGCATCGACCTTGGAGAAATCTCGGCGTCCGGGCGGTGGCGAAACGGTGGCCTGGCCGATCGTTTTTTTGTCGAGGAGCAACAGCAGTTGGTGGGGCTCATAAAGCCCCTCGACCTCCTCGTTGCGATCACGCGCGAGGCGGACTTGGATTTCGTAGGTGCCCGATTGCGGCGCGTGATGGGAAAGTCGAACCCCTCCGCGCGTGCCCCAGGGCATGCCCTCGACATGGCCTTCCTGGGTAAGATCAGGGCGGATGCGATAGATTTCGGCTTCGATCGAGGGCGATGGGGCTCCGACGGCGAGACGGCTTATCTTCTCGGCGGCGGCAAAGTAACGGTTGAGCAAGGTGGGAGAAAGGTTGGCGACCGTGACATTGTCGAATCCGCGGCTGGAATCCTCCTTGGGCAGCAGGGATGACGCGTCGATTTCCAGGGCGAGCAGGTCTTGGATGGCGTGTTGATATTCGGTGCGAGTGAGCCGGCGGAATGTTTCCGTGCGGCCGGGTTCCGGGTGGAGCGCGGCGTGCCGGTCGAGCTTAGACTCGATCGAGGTCAGGGCCTTCCGGTATTCTGCTTCCGAGGGGCGGCCTTTGCCTGGAGGCGGCATTTGCCGGGTGTTCAGTTTGCGAACGACTTTCTCCCAAGCGGTCGTGTATTCGGAAATCGGTTGATGGATCCACGATTCGAGATTGAGTCCCCCTTTCTTCGCGTCTGCATCGTGACAATCCAGACAATAGTTTTGGATGAACGCGCCTGGAGCGGCCTTGGAAGTCCTGGCCAGGGCCGCCTGTGCGGAAGCATCAGCGAACCCGAGGAGAAAGCCGGCCACAAGCCACGGAAGGCCCAGCGAGACCGCCCGACACGAGTCCAGCCTTAAGGGAAAGGCATGGGCCAGGAAGGTACTCATGGTATCGCGTGGATATTGAACCACAACCCGGTGACAGAACCAAAGCTTGAAATGAGCGACGAAACGCAACTCAAACTCGTCCAGCCAGGAATCCCTTTGGGATTGAAGGCGGGATTCCGTCGCCGTGGGCATCGCCCATTCCGTGGTCATTGAGAAAAACACGACGAAGAACGAGGCCTATCCTTGATGGATCTGGTGAGTGATTCGGAAAGGCTTTATCGCCTGGACCTTGCGAAGTTTCTTGAAGGCAATTGCCATTGTAAACAAGTAAACTCCGCCGGGCCGAGGTGCGGAGTGGCGACTAACTTCAGTATCAAGTGAGTTGGGAGGATCATGCAAACTGGTGCCGGCGCCGGGTGGGTTGGGCACGGATGCAGACCGGCTGACCGGAGGGACCGGATCAGATCCGAGTCGGACGGCGGGAAACGCCGCGTTGGCCGACCCACAATAGGCAGAGGATCAACGCGAGGAACGGGAGCAGAGAAAGGGCGTCGGCCCGGCCCTCATTCCAATTCTCAGCCGAGAAGAAGGGATTGTGGGAGGAAGACCACCGAGTAACTCTGGCGCTGAAGTCAGTGAAAATGCCCTCGCTAAATGCGATGACGATGCCGGCGATGGCCCCGCCCGCGATGTAACCTGAGGCCAGCATGACTCCCGAGCTTTTGTCACTTTCGGCAGCCAGCTCCTCCTCGGTGGTCTTGTGTTGTTCCAATTCTCGCCGTTGCCGACGATCGATCCACGCTCGGATCACCCCTCCCATGAAGAGGGGCATGGAGGACGAGATCGGCAGATAAACGCCGACGGCAAAGGCCAGTGAAGGGACACCGCAGAGTTCGAGGACGACGGCAATGAGCACTCCGAGGAGCACCAGGGCCCAAGGCAGTTTCTGATCGAGAATGCCTTTGATGATGTAGGACATGAGCAAGGCTTTGGGAGCGTCGAATTTTCGCACCTCGGTTCCATCCTCGCGTTTGCTGTGCGATCCGTTGATCCCGGGATCCACCAGCCAGAGCGCCTTGCCATCGGGCGCGACGAGATACTTGCCCGCGGGAGCGATGGCGGCATCCGTGTTGTGCCAGACTTTGAGCGGCTCACCGACCTCGGATTTGTCAGGATCGCGCTTCTTCTCGGTGCGGGTGAGTTTCGAAGCGTCGGTGGTCAGCCCCGGTTTGATTTGAGCGATAGGGACATAAACGGTGGCCGTTTCATTCAAGGTCAAGAGAATGGGGCCGAGGACGAGCGCAGAGGCGAGAGCGCCCACGAGGATGGCGGCTTGCTGCAGCCGGGGCGTCCCGCCCACTAGGAAACCGGTTTTGAGATCCTGGGCGGTGGTTCCGCCATTGGAGGAAGCGATGCATACGATGCCGCCGATGGAGAGCGCGGTCAGGTAGTACCGGCTTTCCCTCCAATCCAACAGGAAGAAGATGAGGCAGGTGAAGAGCAACGTGGCGACGGTCATGCCGGAGATAGGATTGGACGAGCTGCCAATTTCCCCGGTGAGCCTCGATGAAACCGTGACGAAGATGAATCCGAAGATCACGATCAGCAGAGCTCCGACCAGGTTCACTTGCAAGGGGGGCGCCATCCAGATGGCGGCCAGGAGGACGACGAGTCCGCCCACGACGACCTTCATGGAAATATCCTGGTTGGTGCGGGTGATGCGGGGGGTGCCCGTGCTTTTCCAGCCGAGATCCTGAAGCCCACCCTGGATGCCGTGCCAAATCGTCGGGATGGAGCGGAAGAGGCTGATGAGTCCGCCCGCGGCCACCGCGCCAGCCCCGATGTAGAGGACGTACGCGCCGCGAATATCGCCAGGGCTCATTTGCGAGATGGGGGAGGAGCCGGGTTCGAGCGCGCTCGAGCCCAGGGAACCGAAGAACTTGATCATCGGTATCAGGACCAGATGCGAAAGGATCCCGCCGGCGACAGTCACGGCGGCGATGCGGGGTCCGATGATGTATCCGACCCCGAGCAGTTCGGGTGAGATTTCGCATCCCACGGATCCGGACGGAAGAACCTTCGAGAAGACTTTTTCGGGGACATCGCGCCAGCCTTTGAACGCGACCATGGCCGTCTTGTAGAGCAGTCCAATGCCGAATCCCGTGAAAATCGTGGCGGCGGCGAGGTTGTTTCCAGCGCCGGCCTTGGCGCTCCGTTCCCATTCGGCGCGGGCGGAAGCCGAAGCGGAGGCGCGGGATTCGGCGGAGGCGCCGGCCTTAAGGACATGGGCGCAAGCGGTGCCTTCCGGGAAGCGAAGAGTTCCGTGTTCGCGGACGATGAGGGCGCGGCGGAGGGGGACCATCATCAAGATGCCGAGAAGACCTCCGAGCACGGCGACGAGGGCGACGCGGGAAAGTTCGAGGTCGAAGCCGAGGATGAGGATGGCCGGCATGGTGACACCCAAGCCGAAGGCGATGGATTCCCCGGCTGAGCCGGCGGTCTGAATGATGTTGTTTTCCAGAATGGTCGAGTCTCGGAAACCGAATCGGGCGAGCATTCGAAACCAGGCGATGGAGATGACCGCAACCGGGATGGAAGCGCTGACGGTCAATCCCACCTTGAGCACGAGGTAAAGCGAAGAGGCGCCGAAAATCATGCCGAGGAACGTACCGGTGAGGAGCGCCCGGGCCGTGAACTCTGGCAGCGAAGTTTGGTCGGGAATGAACGGTTCAGGGGCCGTGGATGAGGCGCTCATGCAAAAAGAAACGGGGGTCAGCCTGCGAAGGATCGAGCCCAGGCATCGGCGGCGAGAAGTTGATCGAGCGTGGGATGGGAGATGACCTTGTGGGCGTTCATGGCCCGTTCGACCCACTGCGAGATGCCCGGGAAATCGAGCTTGCCGGCGCAAAAGGCTTCAACGGCGACCTCATTGGCCGCATTGAGCACGGCGGGAAGAGTGCCGCCGGTTTCTCCCGCCCGCCGGGCCAAATTCAACGAGGGAAAGCGGCGCGTGTCCGGTTCCTCGAACGTGAGCGATCGATACGCGGGGAGGCTGGTCTGGACCCGCTGGCTGGCCGCTCTCTCGGGATGCAACAGCGCATGTTGGATGGGAAGGCACATATCCGGGGCGGAGAGTTGAGCGAGGATGGAGCCGTCGACAAATTCCACCATGGAATGGATGACACTTTGGGGATGGACCACGACATGAACGCGGTCCATCCCGATATCGAAGAGCCAGCGGGCTTCGATCATTTCGAGGCCTTTATTGAACAGCGTGGCGGAATCGATGGTGATCTTCCGGCCCATGACCCAGGAGGGGTGCTTGAGCGCGCGTTCAACCGTAATCGCAGGGAACTCGGCAGCCGGGGTTTCCCGGAAGGGACCTCCTGAAGCGGTGAGCAGGAGACGGCGGACGGAATCGGACGGCTTGCCATCGAGGCATTGGAAAATGGCGGAATGTTCGCTGTCCACGGGGAGCACGCGCACACCGTGGCGTCGTGCTTCGGCCATGACGATTTCGCCGCCGAGGACGAGGATTTCCTTGGAGGCAACGGCGATGTCTTTACCCGCTCGAATGGCCGCCAGGGCGGGGAGAAGCCCGGCCGTGCCCACGATGGCGATGAGCACGATATCCGCTTCGGGCAGGGTGGCGAGTTGGATCAGGCCGTCGGGGCCATGATACACCGGGCACCGGGAACCGACGCGGGAGGCGAGGTCGGGAACGCGTCCGGAGTCGGAGATGGACACGGCGAGGGGTTGGTGGCGGAGGGCTTGTTCGGCCAGGAGGTTCGCGTTGGAACCGGCGGCGAGCCCGATGAGCCGGATACGTTCCGGGAGGTCTTCGGCGACCTTGAGCGTGCTGGTGCCGATGGAACCTGTGGATCCGAGCAGGACGACATTCTTCATGAAGGTGTGGGTGGAATTCTTTCGAAGGACGGGCTCGTTGGAAATACAGAAATGGAGGTGATGGCCGGGGGGGGGAAGCGCTGAGGAAGGGGGATGGCGCCGAAGCGGGGGATTCATCGTTCTACCGTGAAATCAATTGGGTTGTGCCGGGAGCCCAAAGTGGGGGCATGGTTGGTGGAGAGGGAAGTGTTTTTGGAGGTTTGATGAAGGAAGACTCGGAAGCCGGAACCTTGGGCCAGAGGCTCGAAGATCAGGGGCAATTTTTGGAAGGGGTCGAGGCGGAGTTCAGGTCGGCTGGGAGGAGGGAGCGCGTCGAGGGTTGTTGGAAGCCGGCCGTGCTTGAGGCGAAACTCCTCGATTTCCAAACCGACGCGGGCACATCGAAGCCGGCCAGCCAGGGTCCCATGCAAGATCAGTTCACCTTCGGAGATCGTGCCCAAGTAATCAGCTCCTGGGAGCCAGTGAGAGCCCGTGGCCGGTTCGAGTTTGACCAAAGCCTCGCGGGCTGCTGGCCAATCAAGAAGGGACAACTCCTTGAGGCGAATTACGCGATGGAGGCAAGAGGAAAGATCCCGATCGGAGAGGCCGGTGAAGTTTCCGACATTCCACCGGAAGGCGTCGATGTTCGAGGTCATGGGGAGGACCGGCACGCCCCTGCGCAACATTCCCGGACCATTTTCTCGAACCAAGATGGCGTAAGTTCCCATACTGTCGGCTAAGTTGCCCAGGAAACCCGGAGTTGCGTAGTCGGGTAGAGCTGCCCTCAAGCGTTGAAGCGTCATGGCGGGAAGCCGGTGCTGACTCAAGAGCCGCTCCATCAAATTGAGAGCCTGGCTCTGCCATCCTCGGTGCAGGTAGATTCCGGGCCAGTCCGGGGAGTTCGCGAACATGTCTCCGATCCGCAACTGGGCGGCAATCAGGTCCACCGCCTCTTCCAGTCGACCCTGGTCCATGCGAACGGCGGCCGCGAGGAGCAGGGGTTCCTGGAGTTTGAAAAAGTGGACTGAGGGATTGTCCACAAGGGAGTACTCGGACTTGGGGAATTCAATGCCGGTGAGAGCTGCGGCGTCGCGAAAGAGTTCCAGGCAGCGCGCGTTCTGGTCGATCTCGGGGCCAAGCTGAGCGAGACGCGCGGATGAGAAAGGTTTGTGCCGGAAGGGAACCTCGTCGTTTTGGTAGCGTGCGGTGGACCATTTTCGCAGGGGCGTGAGTTGAGTTGCCGCTTGATCAAGCAGGGGCCGGGCGTTGGCCTCGGCCGGAACACGGAGTTTCGTGTGAGCCAAGTCCTTGAAGTGGCGGGGCATGCTCAACGAGCGCATTCTTGCGAAAGGCTCTCCCAGCGCATGTTTCCACCAGGCTCGGTGGATGAGGAGCGCGGCGACCGATAAAGCGGCCAAGCCGAAGGGGATGGAATAAAGTTTGGGCCATCGCCAGAAGCGGAAGGTGAAGGCGGCCAGGGTTGTCTTTCGGTCAGGCCTGACGAGTGCGGACTTTCGGAAACCCTCCGAGGCAATCAGCCGAAATTGGGAAAGCAACTTCCGCTTGGCAGAGAGGCCAAAGCCAAGCGACCATGGGAGGCTGATCACGAGCAACAAGAAAGGAATGTAAGGGAACCAAGGGGGGGTCCGGGAGAGCAAGACTGCCATGCTCGTGGCCGCGGCGGAAAGGACAGCCGTGAGGACCAACGGTGCCACCAAAACGCTCACGATGGTCTGATTGACGGCGATTTGGGAGGTTTTCCGAGTGAGAGCATTCCAAAGGGCCACCCAGCGCACAGCCCAGGCATCGACCACGACCAGGACCAGCCGGGCGGCCAATCCGCCCAAGGCCACATTCCGCTCGGTTTCGTTCGTCACGGTACGCCAGACGACCGTGGTGGTGAGCAGGATATCCGCGGCCGCCAGGCACAGCACGGGTTTGAGAAATATGGTCTGCAGAGCCAGACGATGTCCGTGAACGAATTCCCGAACTTCGACTGGAGTGGTGAGAAGCAATTCCAGGGCTCCGGTGCGGCGATCCTCGCCCAGCCGAAGGCAGGCCTCGGTGCCCCACCAGATTTTCAAGACCCCGTAGAGCAACCAGAAGAGGAAGTAGAGAAAGCCCCACGCCATCATGAGCGAAGTATGGGCTGCCAGCAGTGGGCACCAAATCGCTGCCATGCTGAGGACGAACCACCAAGCGTATTGAGTCTTGCGTTGATGACGCCCGGCCAGCCAGAGGAAAGGATTCTGGTCGAGGAGGGTGGGGCGCCGTTGCCGCCGTGAGTTCCCTTCGCCATAACTCCAGCGGTCGGCGAATTGCTGCCACTTCATTCGGCGCGGGCTGGGAGGCGTTCCCCGGGCGGCCAAGGGCAAGACACGCGAGGCGAACCACAGCAGGGTCCAGCCCGTGGCATGTCCAAAGGCCAAATTGGACAGAAACCTCGGTTCCAAAAAAGTTGCGATTGTCATCCCGCCTTGCGCCGTTTCGATGGCGATGATGAGGGAGGCAATCGGGCTGAGATCTACGATTCCGCTGGACCAAAACCCGAGAAACAGGTTGTTGGGGGAGGCCAGGAGAAACGCGGCGAGAAGGGGGCCGAACAGGACCAGCAACACCAAGCCCAGGGCCGAAAGGGTGGCGCGGCGGCCGTCCACGCTCAAGGCGGACGCCAGCGCGGCGCATGCGAGGGAGAGAAACAGCGCATTGGCCCAGACCAGGCCCATGCGGAACACGTCCGAAAGCCGGATTCCTCCCAGCAGGAGCGCGATGGCGAGAACGGGGAGCAGACTGAGGATGGCGTAGAGCGCCCCCAGAGCACGGGCGGCGATCTTGCCGAGCACGATATCATGTCCTCGAAGGCTGGTGAGAAAAAGCAGTCCGAGAGTTCCTTCCCGCTTTTCCAAGCTCAGGTTGTCGGCAAATGCGAGACCGATGGTGGTGCAGAGAATGAATGCCCCCACGGCCAGCATCGAGAAGAGCATGCGGGCTTGGGAGGCAGGCCCCGAGGCGGAGCCCTCGAAGAAAAGGACGACCACCAGGACGGCCATGCCCCAGAGCGCACCGATCGAACGGTTGTGGTAAACTCGCGGTTCTCGAGCCGCGGCCGCCAGTTCCCGGGACACAATGGGGAGCGCCGTCATCCGGGGGACCACCCGAAGTCGGGACTGACGCGGCGTTCACTTTGGGAGGAAGAAGGCATGGGTGGAGGAGGAAAACCACAATGGACACCTTCGTCCCCGGTGTTCGGTTGTTTAGGGAGGTGGGGCGGTGCTGGCGCGGGCGATGAGCTCACAAGGCAATCGTTTGGATTCCACTCGGTGACCTTCCAATTGTTTGAGCAGTAAATCGACCGCGGCGGTGCCGAGGCTGAATTTCGGCAGGTGCATGGTGGTGAGGGGCGAGGGTAGTTTATCGCTGAAATGAAAATTGCCGGCGCCGACGACGGAGACCTGGCGGGGGACGGAAATGCCTTGTTGGGTCAGCACCGACATGACTCCGGCGGCAACCATATCGTTGATGGCCACGATGGCGGTGGCCGCACAGCGTTCATGCAGAAATTGCAGGGCGGCGGCTTCGCCCTCCTCCATCGACGTGCCCGCATTGTAGAGGCATTTGTCGTCCTGGGTGAGCCCGGCTTCCCGCAGAGCCCGGCGATAGCCTTCGTAGCGTTCCTGCGATTGCGGGGACACGACGGGTCCTGCGAA
Proteins encoded in this window:
- a CDS encoding DUF1592 domain-containing protein, which translates into the protein MSTFLAHAFPLRLDSCRAVSLGLPWLVAGFLLGFADASAQAALARTSKAAPGAFIQNYCLDCHDADAKKGGLNLESWIHQPISEYTTAWEKVVRKLNTRQMPPPGKGRPSEAEYRKALTSIESKLDRHAALHPEPGRTETFRRLTRTEYQHAIQDLLALEIDASSLLPKEDSSRGFDNVTVANLSPTLLNRYFAAAEKISRLAVGAPSPSIEAEIYRIRPDLTQEGHVEGMPWGTRGGVRLSHHAPQSGTYEIQVRLARDRNEEVEGLYEPHQLLLLLDKKTIGQATVSPPPGRRDFSKVDAHLHFKVNLPAGAQQIGVTFLQNTPQLAQTRRQPWEARFNMHRHPRLTPAIYEITIQGPFHPSPPSMTPSRRILFGDLNRATNPGTNEAARILSQLMLRAYRRPPDAVDLSRSLAHFESGRALGGFESGIEHALASILANPNFLFRVERDPTDLPSGQPYRITSLELASRLSFFLWSSLPDDTLLELARNNQLQQPAILRQQVRRMLADAKVSRLSANFAGQWLQLPNLDSVSPDQRLFPDFDDNLRQALKTETRLFFESVLRENRGAIDLLTADYTYLNERLARHYGIAHVQGSHFRRVQLGPDRQRGGLLRHGSVLTVTSYATRTSPVLRGQWVLENILGTPAPPPPENVPSLDEKTTLESLPMRERLAQHRANPACSGCHNLMDPPGFALGQFDAVGRWRTTEDGQPIDVSGGLPDGSVIAGVAGLEQRLQMRPDIFAATLTEKLLTFALGRGVEPSDSPAVRKIVREAAKSGYRVSDLILGVVQSTPFNMRSKP
- a CDS encoding oligopeptide transporter, OPT family, whose product is MSASSTAPEPFIPDQTSLPEFTARALLTGTFLGMIFGASSLYLVLKVGLTVSASIPVAVISIAWFRMLARFGFRDSTILENNIIQTAGSAGESIAFGLGVTMPAILILGFDLELSRVALVAVLGGLLGILMMVPLRRALIVREHGTLRFPEGTACAHVLKAGASAESRASASASARAEWERSAKAGAGNNLAAATIFTGFGIGLLYKTAMVAFKGWRDVPEKVFSKVLPSGSVGCEISPELLGVGYIIGPRIAAVTVAGGILSHLVLIPMIKFFGSLGSSALEPGSSPISQMSPGDIRGAYVLYIGAGAVAAGGLISLFRSIPTIWHGIQGGLQDLGWKSTGTPRITRTNQDISMKVVVGGLVVLLAAIWMAPPLQVNLVGALLIVIFGFIFVTVSSRLTGEIGSSSNPISGMTVATLLFTCLIFFLLDWRESRYYLTALSIGGIVCIASSNGGTTAQDLKTGFLVGGTPRLQQAAILVGALASALVLGPILLTLNETATVYVPIAQIKPGLTTDASKLTRTEKKRDPDKSEVGEPLKVWHNTDAAIAPAGKYLVAPDGKALWLVDPGINGSHSKREDGTEVRKFDAPKALLMSYIIKGILDQKLPWALVLLGVLIAVVLELCGVPSLAFAVGVYLPISSSMPLFMGGVIRAWIDRRQRRELEQHKTTEEELAAESDKSSGVMLASGYIAGGAIAGIVIAFSEGIFTDFSARVTRWSSSHNPFFSAENWNEGRADALSLLPFLALILCLLWVGQRGVSRRPTRI
- a CDS encoding 1-deoxy-D-xylulose-5-phosphate reductoisomerase, translating into MKNVVLLGSTGSIGTSTLKVAEDLPERIRLIGLAAGSNANLLAEQALRHQPLAVSISDSGRVPDLASRVGSRCPVYHGPDGLIQLATLPEADIVLIAIVGTAGLLPALAAIRAGKDIAVASKEILVLGGEIVMAEARRHGVRVLPVDSEHSAIFQCLDGKPSDSVRRLLLTASGGPFRETPAAEFPAITVERALKHPSWVMGRKITIDSATLFNKGLEMIEARWLFDIGMDRVHVVVHPQSVIHSMVEFVDGSILAQLSAPDMCLPIQHALLHPERAASQRVQTSLPAYRSLTFEEPDTRRFPSLNLARRAGETGGTLPAVLNAANEVAVEAFCAGKLDFPGISQWVERAMNAHKVISHPTLDQLLAADAWARSFAG